A DNA window from Drosophila pseudoobscura strain MV-25-SWS-2005 chromosome 2, UCI_Dpse_MV25, whole genome shotgun sequence contains the following coding sequences:
- the Uros2 gene encoding uroporphyrinogen-III synthase: protein MANRQKRIVILLKGHTADYDRSQAMRQSNLSPIYIPPSQIVMKNLGLLKAKLEAPHRYAGIIFPGPRSVQAVYEALGNNGAMPNCWRALHNYALGASTHSRAYMTLRKFPTLGDRVVSAHNLCDLIVETIGPKRDLPLLLPYGNEAGNTLRIRLMAQGFRVDSCEVYENQIHPNFTNDMKKVLKAKQLETIVFHSLASVRSASEFFSKYKVSVNDRKLIAVGAAAQKAMEEAKLPVSAVVNSYSVDQLIKAIKK from the coding sequence ATGGCTAATCGCCAAAAGCGAATAGTTATCCTATTGAAGGGCCACACCGCGGACTATGATCGGAGCCAGGCAATGCGTCAGAGTAATTTAAGTCCCATTTACATACCCCCATCGCAGATTGTGATGAAGAACCTGGGCTTGCTGAAGGCCAAACTTGAGGCGCCGCACAGATATGCCGGAATTATCTTCCCCGGACCGCGCAGTGTCCAGGCCGTGTACGAGGCACTGGGCAATAATGGTGCGATGCCAAATTGCTGGCGTGCCTTGCATAACTATGCATTGGGCGCAAGTACCCATAGCAGGGCATACATGACTCTACGAAAGTTTCCGACGCTTGGAGATCGTGTGGTGAGTGCCCACAACCTGTGCGACCTGATTGTGGAGACCATTGGACCGAAGAGAGACTTGCCATTGCTCCTGCCTTACGGGAATGAGGCCGGCAATACGCTGCGTATCCGACTGATGGCTCAGGGGTTTCGTGTGGATTCTTGTGAAGTGTACGAGAATCAAATCCATCCGAATTTTACAAACGACATGAAAAAGGTGCTCAAGGCCAAACAACTAGAGACCATAGTGTTTCACAGTCTGGCCAGCGTGAGGAGTGCATCGGAGTTTTTCAGCAAATATAAGGTTTCTGTGAACGATCGCAAACTTATTGCTGTGGGAGCTGCTGCCCAAAAGGCCATGGAGGAGGCAAAACTTCCTGTGAGCGCTGTGGTGAACTCCTATAGCGTAGATCAGTTGATAAAAGCCATCAAAAAATAA
- the LOC4802542 gene encoding protein FAM114A2: protein MAKKLEKHEEASNDWNQSDEDDNWDDWGDDDDKFVHVEKEQQQESSDDRNNAKGKEEKPLEQLTSQAETTAPAPELSSSSSWGLWGGKLSSVLNTATEGLGNITTQVNQGLSQIIGVPDPEELARLNAAEKAKEETTVVSPKETPSATPVDPNQENAFGLGFVTNLGSKVLNTGLDTLEGIGKKTMTILQDNDPKLMNKRKLLGLEANKPNLSALLLEAKKDADQMEESLMQLQLEKKKAQLRFEILFENYCGLVHYEALEILSKESRLKLDTLLDAVSGNALADLQETINEVKELLELEDLECDSEGDYKPEELGERLSATIADAELGIQFEEVANHWKQSLTWLKSEEATTSDLEQAYAKSIHALSEACALEMCKLHKIAELLLVKQHHSTANEVDGIVNLCKQCNGHLQGLSHRYAALLSSKGASSPDTAEESKERVNTFFAEMFAAVQYVEQAYKLFTPILQMGAV from the exons atggcaaaaaaaCTAGAAAAGCATGAGGAAGCGTCTAACGATTGGAATCAGAGTGATGAAGACGACAATTGGGATGACTggggcgatgacgatgataaGTTTGTTCACGTGGagaaggagcaacagcaggaaaGCAGTGACGACAGAAACAACGCAAAAGGAAAAGAGGAGAAACCACTGGAGCAGCTAACATCGCAGGCGGAAaccacagctccagctccagaacTTTCCTCATCTTCCTCATGGGGCCTGTGGGGAGGAAAACTGAGCTCTGTCCTCAACACGGCCACCGAGGGATTGGGGAATATAACCACACAAGTGAATCAGGGCTTGAGTCAGATTATAGGTGTACCCGATCCAGAGGAGCTGGCACGTTTGAATGCCGCAGAAAAGGCCAAAGAGGAGACGACCGTCGTCAGTCCCAAAGAAACACCATCAGCGACACCAGTCGATCCCAATCAGGAGAATGCATTTGGTCTGGGTTTCGTCACGAATCTGGGTTCCAAAGTCCTAAACACGGGACTGGACACCCTCGAGGGCATTGGCAAGAAGACCATGACCATACTGCAGGACAACGATCCCAAGTTGATGAACAAAAGGAAGCTTCTGGGTCTCGAGGCGAACAAACCCAATTTGAGTGCATTGCTGCTGGAGGCCAAAAAGGATGCGGATCAAATGGAGGAATCGCTGATGCAGCTCCAGttggaaaagaaaaaggcgCAACTACGCTTTGAGATTCTCTTCGAGAACTACTGCGGTCTGGTGCACTACGAGGCATTGGAAATCTTATCCAAAGAGTCGCGCCTGAAGCTGGACACGCTCTTGGATGCGGTCAGTGGAAATGCCCTGGCCGATCTGCAAGAGACCATCAACGAGGTGAAGGAActgctggaactggaggaTCTGGAGTGCGACAGCGAAGGCGACTATAAGCCCGAGGAGCTGGGCGAACGTCTGTCGGCTACCATAGCAGACGCCGAACTGGGGATTCAATTTGAAGAGGTGGCAAA CCACTGGAAGCAGTCACTCACTTGGTTAAAGTCGGAAGAGGCCACCACATCAGATCTGGAGCAGGCCTATGCCAAGAGCATACACGCCCTGAGCGAAGCCTGTGCCTTGGAAATGTGTAAGCTGCACAAGATTGCcgaactgctgctggtgaaGCAGCATCACAGCACCGCCAATGAGGTCGACGGCATTGTCAATCTCTGCAAGCAATGCAATGGCCATCTCCAGGGTCTCAGCCATCGCTATGCGGCATTACTGAGCAGCAAGGGTGCTTCTTCCCCCGACACTGCAGAGGAGTCCAAGGAGAGGGTCAACACATTCTTTGCCGAAATGTTTGCCGCCGTGCAATACGTCGAGCAGGCCTACAAGCTCTTTACGCCCATTTTGCAAATGGGGGCGGTCTAG
- the Acyp2 gene encoding acylphosphatase-2, giving the protein MASHYNSFVVSYIFLSLLTFQVSICLSQIQIYSNETTMAASASAKPLFTCNFEVFGRVQGVFFRKHTERQANSLGVRGWCMNTREGTVKGQLEAPLPQLNEMKHWLETKGSPSSSIEKATFTAAKEIPEYTFSGFSIKR; this is encoded by the exons ATGGCATCGCACTATAATTCGTTCGTAGTaagttatatatttttgtcgCTGCTGACATTTCAAGTCAGCATTTGCTTATCCCAAATCCAAATATATTCGAACGAAACAACCATGGCAGCGTCTGCAAGCGCCAAACCGCTGTTTACCTGCAATTTTGAGGTGTTTGGACGCGTACAAG GTGTTTTCTTCCGCAAG CACACGGAGCGCCAGGCAAACAGCCTGGGCGTAAGAGGTTGGTGCATGAACACCAGAGAGGGCACTGTTAAGGGACAATTGGAGGCACCCCTTCCCCAGCTGAACGAAAT GAAACATTGGCTAGAGACCAAAGGGAGTCCCTCGTCCAGTATCGAAAAGGCAACGTTTACGGCGGCCAAGGAAATTCCCGAATATACTTTCAGTGGCTTTTCCATCAAGCGCTAG